A genomic stretch from Arachis stenosperma cultivar V10309 chromosome 3, arast.V10309.gnm1.PFL2, whole genome shotgun sequence includes:
- the LOC130967085 gene encoding protein FAR1-RELATED SEQUENCE 5-like produces the protein MECYGGMGKANGLSADESENEICVSNNNVVDENDLRKAELLSDEDGREYGYMTGLSAEDIMKKVFRSEEHAYEFYGRLGKCNGFGVRKGDYAKNEDGSVVRRRFFCNRAGLRDGKHYNRLDRKRCHRPETRTNCQALMSVYLDKGSSVWKVRKVILEHNHELIPTGMVHMIRSFRVISDSAKAHMDGMHTYGFPTSKILGYMAGIAGGYSSLGFTKKDAYNYMDRSKRAKVVDGDMNAAIVYLEGKAAADPMSMARYNLNEEGMLGNMFWADGPSRVDFQHFGDVVAFDSTYKKNKYNRPLVIFLGSNNHKQTTIFGFGLVLDETIGSYKWMLENLLEVMCGKLPSVVVTDGDESMIAAVREVLPQATHRLCAWHLQKNVTSNSNEQMFRDVFAKWLYADMEVEEFECEWAQVAEQFGLLNKYWALQLYEKRKMWANAYLRRKFCAGFRTTSRCEGINSHLKKFLSSRHTILELVQNLELLVREYRNNELVAQFSSIYGVPVLTTRLDPIEHFAASVYTKVIFTEVKKEIESISIVNFVSKRRVSTTMVYTVEEYGFPGQNVVAMYDPKRGRLVCRCGFWEKEGFPCRHMFFVMKHEHVKRIPESLILRRWRKDVKTVNEYTEKTGLEDERGFLLRHGALHAASQWMLFVGSKNDDLYKKCMSGIRQICYDLEARSGNDTMDRSQNAAGAVRDPSVVRTKGAPSTRGHKGKKRKCTRCRKTGHTKRRCTEPQKMSTSTRYKQCPKKETTVSKLEVGSPHFDVHADQGKRLEEGDHCRSEQDGGANEKWEHVIGTAQSQTRNMRGVGNTVDWNIENMLCGGYCVWEFLDLLFDGAVCIMSLLVWNLQNSWMFFVLGVGNIALVTRSLLKVWSTWCSLYGWTNVLYVTNLLRVLTFLCLYSVNVADARNCAAASKLE, from the exons ATGGAGTGCTATGGTGGGATGGGCAAGGCAAACGGTTTGTCTGCAGATGAAAGTGAAAACGAGATATGCGTTTCAAACAACAACGTTGTTGACGAGAATGACTTAAGAAAGGCTGAGTTGTTGTCGGATGAAGATGGTCGTGAATATGGTTACATGACTGGGTTGAGTGCAGAGGACATAATGAAAAAGGTGTTTCGAAGTGAAGAGCATGCATATGAGTTTTATGGTAGGTTAGGGAAATGCAACGGATTTGGGGTCCGTAAGGGAGATTATGCAAAGAATGAAGATGGGAGTGTAGTGAGAAGGAGGTTCTTCTGTAATCGGGCTGGCCTAAGGGATGGAAAACACTACAACAGGCTAGACAGGAAGAGATGCCATAGGCCTGAGACACGCACGAATTGCCAGGCCCTGATGTCTGTATACCTTGATAAGGGCAGCTCGGTTTGGAAGGTTCGGAAAGTAATCCTCGAGCATAACCACGAGTTGATACCGACGGGAATGGTTCATATGATCCGAAGTTTTCGAGTGATATCAGATTCTGCAAAGGCCCACATGGATGGAATGCATACGTATGGGTTTCCGACATCTAAGATATTGGGGTACATGGCTGGGATTGCGGGTGGTTATTCTTCTTTGGGTTTTACCAAGAAAGACGCATACAACTATATGGATCGGTCGAAGCGTGCAAAGGTGGTTGATGGAGACATGAACGCTGCTATAGTATACCTGGAAGGCAAGGCAGCTGCCGATCCCATGTCTATGGCCCGGTACAATTTGAATGAGGAAGGTATGTTGGGAAACATGTTCTGGGCAGATGGTCCTAGCAGGGTTGATTTTCAACACTTTGGAGACGTAGTTGCATTCGATTCGACGTAtaagaagaacaagtacaataGACCCCTTGTCATATTCTTAGGTTCAAACAATCACAAGCAAACAACAATTTTTGGTTTCGGTTTGGTTTTAGATGAGACAATCGGTTCATACAAGTGGATGTTGGAGAACTTGTTAGAAGTCATGTGTGGGAAGCTGCCCTCTGTAGTCGTTACCGATGGAGATGAATCAATGATTGCTGCAGTTAGGGAGGTGTTGCCCCAGGCAACCCATAGGTTGTGTGCATGGCATCTGCAGAAGAATGTGACCTCGAACAGCAACGAGCAGATGTTCCGTGATGTCTTTGCGAAGTGGTTGTATGCTGACATGGAGGTTGAAGAGTTTGAGTGTGAATGGGCACAGGTTGCTGAACAGTTTGGGTTACTTAATAAGTATTGGGCGTTACAGCTGTATGAAAAGAGGAAGATGTGGGCAAATGCGTACTTGCGTCGCAAGTTTTGTGCTGGGTTTCGCACGACGTCTCGGTGTGAGGGAATAAATTCccatctaaaaaaatttttgtcgTCTAGGCACACTATTCTAGAGCTTGTGCAAAACCTGGAGCTACTAGTACGGGAGTACCGGAACAATGAGCTGGTTGCACAGTTCAGTTCAATTTACGGTGTTCCCGTTTTGACGACCCGTCTTGATCCGATCGAACATTTTGCTGCATCGGTGTACACGAAGGTCATATTCACGGAAGTGAAGAAGGAGATTGAGTCTATCTCGATCGTTAACTTCGTAAGCAAACGAAGGGTCTCAACAACCATGGTGTACACGGTTGAGGAGTATGGATTTCCCGGGCAGAATGTGGTGGCAATGTATGATCCAAAAAGAGGTAGGTTGGTATGTCGATGTGGATTTTGGGAGAAAGAAGGTTTTCCTTGCAGGCATATGTTTTTTGTCATGAAGCACGAGCACGTAAAAAGAATTCCCGAAAGCTTGATTTTGAGACGATGGAGGAAGGATGTGAAGACAGTCAACGAATACACTGAGAAGACGGGACTAGAGGATGAGCGGGGTTTCTTGTTGAGACATGGAGCCCTGCATGCCGCTTCGCAGTGGATGCTGTTCGTCGGATCAAAAAACGACGATTTGTATAAGAAATGCATGAGCGGGATCAGGCAGATCTGCTATGATCTAGAAGCCCGCAGCGGCAATGACACGATGGATAGGAGTCAGAATGCTGCCGGCGCTGTTCGGGATCCAAGCGTTGTGCGCACCAAAGGGGCACCCAGCACACGGGGACACAAAGGTAAAAAAAGAAAGTGCACGAGATGCAGGAAAACCGGGCACACAAAGCGGAGGTGCACGGAACCACAAAAAATGTCAACCTCGACACGATATAAACAATGTCCGAAGAAGGAAACGACAGTTAGCAAACTCGAG GTTGGTTCTCCGCACTTTGACGTGCACGCTGATCAAGGCAAACGGTTAGAAGAGGGAGATCATTGTCGTAGTGAGCAAGATGGCGGAGCTAACGAGAAATGGGAGCATGTAATAGGCACGGCGCAAAGCCAAACCAGGAACATGCGCGGAGTGGGTAACACCGTCGACTGGAACATTGAG AACATGCTTTGTGGCGGATATTGTGTTTGGGAATTCCTTGATCTTTTATTTGATGGTGCTGTTTGTATTATGAGTTTACTGGTATGGAACTTGCAAAATAGCTGGAT GTTCTTTGTTTTAGGTGTTGGAAATATTGCGCTTGTTACAAGATCGCTGTTGAAGGTATGGAGCACATGGTGTTCTTTGTATGGATGGACAAATGTTTTATACGTGACAAACCTTTTAAGGGTTCTGACTTTCCTTTGTTTGTATTCCGTTAATGTGGCTGATGCTCGGAATTGTGCAGCTGCTTCCAAGTTAGaatga
- the LOC130969358 gene encoding probable rhamnogalacturonate lyase B isoform X1, whose product MTMQLCFFFLLLLGASSSDKTTLRKSLRKNNSIQTPSSSNFAVKLNEENHEQLVIDNGIVSITLSIPEGYVIGVSYNGIENVLEPQNEEQDRGYFDVVWNEPGKPSTFQRIHGTNFSVIASDENMVELSFLRAWTASMEGSNVPINIDIRYILRRGDSGFYSYAIFDRPDEGFPGVEVDQIRFVYKLLKDRFSYMALSSTRQRTMPTMRDRETGQILAYPEAVLLTKPSNPQFRGEVDDKYQYSCENNENNVHGWISLQPDEPVGFWIITPSNEFRNGGPIKQDLTSHVGPFTLSMFVSTHYAGKEVTMSFQQGDTYKKVFGPVFVYLNSASISDDPLSLWSDAINQLSKEVKAWPYDFPLSPDYFPPDQRGTVLGRLLVQDWCVKGGRLQYANNAYVGLALPGDAGSWQKESKGYQFWTQADSKGYFAIKNVVPGDYNLYAWVPGFLGDYKYNSTITITPGGVIKLDQLVYSPPRNGPTIWEIGIPDRTAVEFYVPDPYPTLMNKLYTEQRKDKFRQYGLWERYSDMYPNEDLVYTVGVNKYNRDWFYAHVTRNMGNKTYEPTTWQIIFEHRNDIIEGNYTLQLALASAADAELQVRFNDPSVYPAHFGTGPIGGDNAIARHGIHGLHRLYSIDVPSHHFVKGKNIIYLRQSRAINQFQGVMYDYIRLERPPNPTN is encoded by the exons ATGACTATGCAactctgcttcttcttcttgttgttgctTGGTGCCTCCTCTTCTGATAAGACAACATTAAG AAAAAGTTTAAGAAAAAACAACAGTATACAAACACCATCATCTTCCAATTTTGCAGTTAAGCTTAATGAAGAAAACCATGAGCAG tTGGTGATTGACAACGGTATCGTTTCAATAACTTTATCTATACCAGAGGGTTATGTCATTGGTGTATCCTATAACGGAATTGAGAATGTACTTGAACctcaaaatgaagaacaagataGAGG GTACTTCGATGTTGTTTGGAATGAACCAGGAAAACCCAGTACCTTTCAAAG AATCCACGGGACAAATTTTTCGGTTATAGCTTCTGACGAGAATATGGTGGAGCTTTCATTTTTAAGGGCATGGACAGCTTCCATGGAGGGCTCAAATGTCCCCATTAATATAGACATAAG GTACATTTTGCGAAGAGGTGATTCAGGATTTTATTCATATGCAATATTTGATCGGCCTGATGAAGGATTTCCAGGCGTGGAAGTTGATCAAATTAGATTTGTTTATAAGCTCTTGAAAGATAGGTTCAGCTATATGGCTCTATCTAGTACGAGACAAAGAACTATGCCAACAATGAGAGATAGAGAAACGGGACAAATTCTGGCTTACCCTGAAGCCGTTCTCTTAACGAAACCAAGCAACCCTCAATTTAGAGGAGAG GTGGATGACAAATATCAATACTCATGTGAGAACAATGAAAACAACGTTCATGGATGGATTAGCCTTCAGCCTGATGAACCGGTGGGTTTCTGGATAATTACTCCTTCCAATGAGTTCCGCAATGGTGGCCCCATCAAGCAAGACCTCACTTCTCACGTTGGTCCCTTTACTCTTTCTATGTTTGTCAGCACTCACTATGCCGGCAAAGAAGTAACTATGTCTTTCCAACAAGGCGACACTTATAAAAAGGTTTTTGGACCTGTTTTTGTCTATCTTAACTCTGCTTCAATCTCTGACGATCCCTTGTCTCTCTGGTCAGATGCTATTAACCAG ctCTCCAAAGAAGTCAAAGCCTGGCCTTACGATTTTCCACTATCACCAGATTACTTTCCACCCGATCAACGAGGAACAGTGTTAGGAAGATTGTTAGTCCAAGATTG GTGTGTTAAGGGTGGGAGATTGCAGTATGCTAACAATGCTTATGTTGGACTAGCATTACCTGGAGATGCAGGATCATGGCAGAAAGAGAGCAAG GGTTACCAATTTTGGACTCAAGCTGATTCCAAAGGATACTTTGCAATTAAAAATGTTGTACCTGGGGATTATAACTTGTATGCTTGGGTACCTGGCTTTCTTGGTGATTACAAATATAATTCTACAATCACAATAACACCAG GAGGAGTCATCAAATTGGATCAACTTGTATATAGTCCTCCTAGAAATGGACCAACCATATGGGAAATTGGTATCCCAGACAGAACAGCTGTAGAGTTCTACGTACCAGATCCTTACCCGACTCTCATGAACAAATTATACACTGAACAACGCAAAGACAA GTTTAGGCAATATGGGTTGTGGGAACGTTATTCTGACATGTATCCAAATGAAGATCTTGTTTACACTGTTGGTGTCAACAAGTACAATAGAGATTGGTTTTATGCCCATGTTACAag GAATATGGGGAATAAGACATACGAACCAACAACGTGGCAAATTATATTTGAACATCGCAATGACATAATAGAAGGGAACTACACACTACAATTAGCCCTAGCATCTGCTGCTGATGCTGAACTTCAG GTTCGGTTCAATGACCCAAGTGTTTATCCTGCCCATTTTGGAACAGGGCCAATAGGAGGAGATAATG